One Chroicocephalus ridibundus chromosome 10, bChrRid1.1, whole genome shotgun sequence DNA window includes the following coding sequences:
- the GLYCTK gene encoding glycerate kinase isoform X1, with protein MSLCEHALSLFRSAVGTVRPAPMLKKAVKLQGDGCPQLLVKGRAFPVKRDLYLVGFGKAVLGMAAAAEEILGDHLIRGIINVPLGIQESLQRAGMQEMLLKPRSKIQVIEGAKNNLPDPEALKGAVAIQELARGLTADDLLLVLISGGGSALLPAPIPPILLKEKEKLTKMLASRGAAIQELNIVRKTLSLLKGGGLARLAYPAQVVSLILSDVIGDPLDIIASGPTVASSHSVQDCLQILAKYNLLHNLPKSVETVLSSSPTKPTAPEDYSHVCNIIIGSNTLALDEAKRQAEGLGYATLILSAAICGEVGCVAALYCQLIQLVCLGFASLGEGPLGDEVRRNLLQLAAELEIPGLNLAEFLQALQGLGRERPVCILAGGETTVQLQGTGKGGRNQELALRVGLGLHRAQATETGSFLGRCEIVFLSGGTDGQDGPTEAAGAFCSPELVDEALQEGLNVEAFLSNNDSYTFFSQFQGGHHLLVTGLTGTNVMDIQAILIRATERS; from the exons ATGTCCCTTTGTGAGCACGCACTGTCCCTCTTCCGCAGCGCGGTGGGCACCGTCCGTCCAGCTCCAATGCTGAAGAAGGCTGTGAAGCTCCAGGGAGATGGGTGCCCTCAGCTGCTGGTGAAGGGCAGGGCTTTTCCAGTTAAGAGGGACCTGTACCTGGTGGGTTTCGGCAAAGCTGTGCTGGGAATGGCTGCGGCAGCAGAAGAGATCCTGGGAGACCACCTCATCCGGGGGATCATCAATGTGCCACTAGGCATCCAGGAGAGCCTGCAGCGAGCAGGAATGCA GGAGATGCTCCTGAAGCCGCGCAGCAAAATCCAGGTCATCGAAGGTGCCAAGAACAACCTCCCGGACCCAGAGGCTCTGAAGGGAGCAGTTGCCATCCAGGAGCTGGCTAGGGGCCTGACTGCAGACGACCTGCTCCTCGTGCTCATCTCAG GGGGTGGATCAGCCCTACTGcctgctcccatccctcccatcctcctcaaagagaaagagaaacttaCTAAGATGCTGGCTTCCCGAGGAGCTGCCATACAGGAGCTGAATATTGTTCGGAAGACTCTGTCCTTGCTGAAGGGTGGAGGGCTGGCCCGGCTCGCATATCCTGCACAG GTGGTGAGCCTCATCCTTTCTGATGTGATTGGTGACCCCCTGGACATCATAGCGAGTGGGCCCACTGTTGCCAGCTCCCACAGCGTCCAAGACTGCCTTCAGATACTCGCCAAATACAACCTGCTGCACAACCTGCCCAAGTCAGTAGAAACGGTTCTGTCCAGCTCTCCCACCAAGCCCACTGCTCCAGAAGACTACTCCCACGTTTGCAACATCATCATCGGATCAAACACGCTGGCTTTAGATGAGGCCAAACGCCAAGCTGAGGGCCTGGGCTACGCGACTCTGATTCTGAGCGCAGCGATCTGCGGGGAAGTCGGCTGTGTCGCTGCGCTGTACTGCCAGCTGATCCAGCTGGTCTGCCTGGGCTTTGCCAGCCTCGGAGAAGGGCCACTGGGTGATGAGGTGAGACGGAATCTCCTGCAGCTGGCGGCAGAGCTAGAGATCCCGGGTTTGAACCTTGCTGAGTTTCTACAGGCCCTGCAAGGATTAGGGCGCGAAAGACCTGTCTGCATCCTGGCTGGCGGAGAAACCACGGTTCAGCTTCAAGGAACTGGCAAGGGAGGGAGGAACCAGGAGCTGGCCTTgcgcgtggggctggggctgcacaggGCACAGGCTACAGAGACCGGCAGCTTCCTGGGGAGGTGCGAGATCGTCTTCCTCAGCGGGGGAACGGATGGGCAGGATGGGCCcacggaggcggcgggggccTTCTGCAGCCCGGAGCTGGTGGACGAGGCACTGCAGGAGGGCCTCAATGTGGAGGCCTTTCTCAGCAACAACGACTCCTATACCTTCTTCAGCCAGTTCCAGGGTGGGCATCACCTCCTGGTGACAGGCTTGACGGGCACCAACGTCATGGACATCCAGGCCATTTTAATTAGAGCCACAGAGAGATCATGA
- the GLYCTK gene encoding glycerate kinase isoform X2 translates to MAPLGAACQLLSPLGKEMPSSCPFLTFGDADLEKQALGGLACFEFVQGWGGSALLPAPIPPILLKEKEKLTKMLASRGAAIQELNIVRKTLSLLKGGGLARLAYPAQVVSLILSDVIGDPLDIIASGPTVASSHSVQDCLQILAKYNLLHNLPKSVETVLSSSPTKPTAPEDYSHVCNIIIGSNTLALDEAKRQAEGLGYATLILSAAICGEVGCVAALYCQLIQLVCLGFASLGEGPLGDEVRRNLLQLAAELEIPGLNLAEFLQALQGLGRERPVCILAGGETTVQLQGTGKGGRNQELALRVGLGLHRAQATETGSFLGRCEIVFLSGGTDGQDGPTEAAGAFCSPELVDEALQEGLNVEAFLSNNDSYTFFSQFQGGHHLLVTGLTGTNVMDIQAILIRATERS, encoded by the exons ATGGcacctctgggtgcagcctgccAGCTGCTCTCACCCCTTGGCAAGGAGATGCCTTCTTCCTGCCCCTTCCTTACATTTGGGGATGCAGACTTGGAGAAGCAAGCACTTGGTGGACTTGCATGCTTTGAATTTGTGCAGGGGT GGGGTGGATCAGCCCTACTGcctgctcccatccctcccatcctcctcaaagagaaagagaaacttaCTAAGATGCTGGCTTCCCGAGGAGCTGCCATACAGGAGCTGAATATTGTTCGGAAGACTCTGTCCTTGCTGAAGGGTGGAGGGCTGGCCCGGCTCGCATATCCTGCACAG GTGGTGAGCCTCATCCTTTCTGATGTGATTGGTGACCCCCTGGACATCATAGCGAGTGGGCCCACTGTTGCCAGCTCCCACAGCGTCCAAGACTGCCTTCAGATACTCGCCAAATACAACCTGCTGCACAACCTGCCCAAGTCAGTAGAAACGGTTCTGTCCAGCTCTCCCACCAAGCCCACTGCTCCAGAAGACTACTCCCACGTTTGCAACATCATCATCGGATCAAACACGCTGGCTTTAGATGAGGCCAAACGCCAAGCTGAGGGCCTGGGCTACGCGACTCTGATTCTGAGCGCAGCGATCTGCGGGGAAGTCGGCTGTGTCGCTGCGCTGTACTGCCAGCTGATCCAGCTGGTCTGCCTGGGCTTTGCCAGCCTCGGAGAAGGGCCACTGGGTGATGAGGTGAGACGGAATCTCCTGCAGCTGGCGGCAGAGCTAGAGATCCCGGGTTTGAACCTTGCTGAGTTTCTACAGGCCCTGCAAGGATTAGGGCGCGAAAGACCTGTCTGCATCCTGGCTGGCGGAGAAACCACGGTTCAGCTTCAAGGAACTGGCAAGGGAGGGAGGAACCAGGAGCTGGCCTTgcgcgtggggctggggctgcacaggGCACAGGCTACAGAGACCGGCAGCTTCCTGGGGAGGTGCGAGATCGTCTTCCTCAGCGGGGGAACGGATGGGCAGGATGGGCCcacggaggcggcgggggccTTCTGCAGCCCGGAGCTGGTGGACGAGGCACTGCAGGAGGGCCTCAATGTGGAGGCCTTTCTCAGCAACAACGACTCCTATACCTTCTTCAGCCAGTTCCAGGGTGGGCATCACCTCCTGGTGACAGGCTTGACGGGCACCAACGTCATGGACATCCAGGCCATTTTAATTAGAGCCACAGAGAGATCATGA